TTGAAGTGAATTTGGGGCACGCTTCACTCACTCATTTTCTGcggtgtgtgtgtaagtgttggCGTTGTGTTTTGGCCATGGGGACACCACTTGCAATGCTCAAGTGTTTCTTTCCATGTCTGACGTTGGCTTGACATTATGTTCTCACACATTAATTGAGAAACTGTCACAGCCTCTTCAGTTCAAATGTATTTCAGGTAGACTGATTAGAATTAACATTCTTATCCATTAACATTTCATGAATATGGAGAAAGGCACATGACATGCTGAGGAAAAACTGTGGCAACAAACTGAGAATTTGTTTCcacgacttattaatttgtggctaCAGTGTACTAATTTTTGCTTCATTTTAGTAAACATGTGGCCACGTTGTACAAATTCATTCTCTCATGTTAATTTAGTTAAAGCATGGCCGCATTTTGCTAATTAGTTTCCTAATTTTAATTTGGTTAAATCATGACCGCTTTGTATTAAttagtttagtttcagttaaaTTGTGGCCATGCTATATTAGTTTGTTCAATTGTTTTTAGTTCAATCAAGGCAAAACAAATCATGACcacaatttaacttaaacaaAGGAATGAATTAGTAGAAAGGCAACCATTAATAAAATGTGAGAACAAAGTCTTACTTTATGGTCacagcattttttcttttaatctttttcttCTGCATGTGATGTTTGGTACTCCGTACATGACAGTTACTGAAATTAATGACTTGCTCAAATTTGGTTAAAACTACATTTTCTGGTATGTGTCATGGTGTGTCCAAGATGTATTTAAACCACAAAGTGCTGTTATACATAGctatgagtgtgtttgtttgttttttctagtcTTTTTCCCCGGTTTTTCCCAGGTTTTGCTTCATATTTGGTATTTTGAATGTCACATACACAGCAACTGTAGCTACACACTACACATTGACGAGAGATGCTCTAAAGCGTGTGTGTTTCTTCCTTCAAAGCTCACTCATCCCTGTGTTTGTGAAAGCAGGTCCTCCAAGAATGTCTCCCAAGTCACAGCGTACTCCTAGACCTCATAGAGTGGCCTCTTGTCGGGGCGGTGGCCCTCCTCCACCTGATTATATGTCCCAAGGTGCATCAGTGGAGGTTTCCGCTCCCCCTCCTACTCGCAACAGTTCTTCTGGGGGAACCTGGTCATCTGTTGTCAGTGGTGGTATGTCTAGATTATAAATCTGTGCCCAGATTTCAGTTTCATTCAGAATGACTTGCTGACTAATTTTTTCCACTTCTTGTTTAGCACACAGACCTCGATCCCCTCGACAAAATAGCATTGGCGGAGGTGCTCCAAGCCCCTCCTGCCTGTCTTCCCCTCAGGCTGGTACAGTGCCAGTAGACTCTGCGACAGCTTCCACAACAGCGACGTCACCCACAGCAGCCAATCCGGCCACCAACCTGGAAGCATCTCCAATTGAAGAGGGTAAGGACGTCCCTTACACAATATCTGCCATTTTAAGGCCgtttaataatatatgttattaATTTCCTCTGTACCAGATCTCACAACAGAcctattttttgttaattttttttaactagccAAAGAATCAAGAGTACTAGAGATGAGACAAAATTCTCCCAATGCCAACAAGGAGAATGTGAAACCTATTGAAGCTTCTGCAAGCGTCGCTCGATCCATCGGAAAGGGTGTGTACCTGTGGAGATGTTATGTATAACCAGACATTTTTAACCTGAAATTTGGAGCTTTTGCTAAAGCTGTTTTTTGCCCCATGCGATTTTACTGTGTTGATAAAAAAGCAAGAAAGCAGAAATTGCCAGTTCtaagaattcattttttttttctgcagaattgCTGACACTATAAATATAGATAGAGCaggaaatgacttttttttttttttttagttcatcttTCAAATCATACACAAACTGCCGTACAAATGTATGTACAGCATATGCATCAAAGTAGGGCTTATACAATATCTGATTTTCATTCTTTGAATTCCCAATATTTTTTCCTGTATCTATAGAAGTTTGAAATAAACTTGTTGTCTCTTGTTTTTCCAATGATTAcactcaaaataaaagtttagggAGGTTAGAGAGTTTGTAACCATAATTCtacaaaagcatacaaaaaagAACTTGCTGTTGATTGTAACTTGCTTGTTTAACACTGGAGGGTCTCACTTTCGCCTGTCATTTCTCCAGCATTATTTTGCGTGACAGTAGCAATGTAGCTAATGTGTGCTGGATAAGTTTTAGCATAAtatcagtatttaatttttttaaatatcacgtTTCGCCTCTATGGTATATTTCGAAAACGCTGtatcaaaactgaaaaatcaaatgcaattatgtaatttgtttttaataaatgtgcttttttaaatcTTCCTAGGACCTCCAAGCATGGCCCCAGACCACAGGAAACAAATagataatttaaagaaattcagtGTAGAGTTTAGGGTAAGTTTAATTTCTCTTCCATTATGTGTGTTTCGTAACTGTATTTCCATTTATTGAAGCCCTGCATCATTTGTAGTTGCAGTCTTGCTCAAATCCAGATCCACTTTTTGAGCCCATGGTGAACAAGACTCCACGGGACCTTGTAGAAAAGCCAAAGGATCAAGCAGCTGAGAAGAGCACTGTAGATTCAACAGGACCTAAAGTCCCCATGGAGTCCACCATTAGTGAAGAAACCTCCACTGCTGTGAGCATCACCCCAACAGGAAGTAAATCTGCTACCCCTTCGCTTTCTCCTTCCTCTGCTGTACCTGAGCAGAAACGAGGGCCTGATGTGACGTCTCAGGTCTTTCAGACCACCTCGTCTCTGGCCAATGCTGCTGCGAAAGACAAGGATGAGAAGGAGGAGAAGAATGACCCTGTAGCAGAGTGAGTCAGCTGAAGAAAATGGAAAAGCTGTAGCATTACCAGTGTGAATCACTTACAGAACTTattgtcaaaatgataaattaattttcttaagATAAAGTTGCTTAAAAGAGTCTTTCTCAGTAAAATGAATCATATCAGATATGTGATTCAAAACCGTATTGTATTGTCAGGAATGTGTTCAGGAATATTCTTGtcatattgtgaataaaacaacattgatttattgtttatgCACGTTTTAGGAGTGTTAGAAAATCTACTCTCAATCCCAATGCCAAGGAGTTCAACCCAAGGGTGTTTTGTTCCCCCGTAAGTAAATTAGTGGTTCATTTTGAGACgatttttaaactgaaatcaaaatgtcaaaatatgttgtaccttaaagggatagttcacccaaaagtaaatttttaaaaaaaaaaagttaatccaaacctgtatgaatttctttcttctgttgaacatagaagatattttgaataatatggGCAacaaaacagttgctggtcccccattgatagtatttttatttccatactatggaagtcaatggggaccaccACTATTTGGTTAAATTTTTCAGAATATCATGCTCAACAGAAGAAATCAACTCACACAAGTTTTGAAccacttgagggtgagaaaatgccAGTTTTcacttttaggtgaactatccatttaaggtacaatatattttgttgtctcaagttgttttgtttttccattggGTTCTCTGGAAGAGGGCAAACAAATATAGGACAGAAATgtacatgtttatatatttatcttccttttattttatatgaactcTTTCCTCAGCCTAAACCAGCAACAACCCCCACTCAAACCCGGCCCCAGGGTCAACCCAGCCCTTCCATAGTAGTGCAGCAGCCCCCTGCCGTCTATGGGCAGACCATGTTCCAGATGTACCCTCTGACGCCTGTCAGTCCTGGCGTTCAGGTGAGCTCCATTACATGAACCTTTCTGTTAGTGTAATCTCATTCATTCTGTGCATGGAAGCCCACATCTATCCcaaaacatttgttcttattttcattCATGTGCCAAGATCCTTGATGTCCTGATTGCATTCATGCTTCAGCCATCCCTCCTACATTTTCATTTGTCAGCTGCATTTCATCGGCTTGTATATCCAGCACATGTTTGCTTTGGTTCAGTGAGAAGGGCCAGTAGAAGCTAAGTGTGGTTTAAATAAAATGGCACAAATTctgaattgtgtaaaaaaaattataatagtaataataatcataggTGTGCACTAGTTTGTTGTGCAAAAATGTGGACTTGGTGTGAACACACCTTAAGGTCAAGAACATGATCGTGTAAGAATAATTTGACTGGTAGCATGCTACCAAAATTTGGAAGGAGTTCATGGTTTGTCATCAGCCTGAGAAGTTACACCTCACTGATGTTTGATACTGTATTTGCTAATTTACTTTGTActgaccaaaataaaagctttactGTTACATATTGTGGTATAGAGTGGAAAGATGCATTTCAGCAGTTGCAAAACTCAAAAGCGATAattagtctcttttttttttcctctacagcatcatttaaaaagcttttgtttcATCTTTAATCACTCGCACATTTTCTAGAAAATTCATCTTATACTTAAAAAAGCAAATGATTATTACACTAAAGACTcgtctttttgtttcttttttctctttcctctctctccatTAGAAAAGCATTATCTGGAAGGTTTGTGCAATTCTaagcttctttttttctattgaaaacatgtatgagttttttttatctGCATTACTGACCAGCAGTtgttgatttgtccatttcttaCTGCGGCtgatcagttttattattattatattttaatgctgttgtcaataaattcatttttatacgTTTTTCTTGTCAACAAtttatcagtacattttttttttttaattagtcatcaatttttgttttaacatttgtactttttttgttttgttacaagtATTGAAGCTTTGTTTGCATGAACACTTGACCAGAAAAGGAAAAAGTCAGAACGTTCTGTGTCTTTGTTTCAGTCAGAAGCATTAATGTGTGTATTCTCGCAGTAGAGGACAGAAGTTTGTTGGCACATCTTAAAATTCATGTCTTTAAGAAACAGAACATGGGGTTGAACATATTAATCCACAAACAttgaaatgtttacaaatagCCTTTTGCCACGAGCACTGTGGGCTAAAAGAGAAAGGGCCACAAGTGCATTACAGTGGTAATCAACAGAATATAATACACAGTAGTTTTAAGATGCGTTCAGCAAGTGTTCTTCAAGACTGTGAAAAACTCGGAATATAGATGTAGTTCTGCATCTCAAGTTCTGCTCCTCATCCTTTAGCCTCCAGCCATGTACCATGTTCAGGTTCCTCACATGACCATGAGCCAGACCAAGCCCTACAGACCAGGTAAAGGTGAGAATGCTTCACTCTCAGAGTgcatgttggttttttttttttatagagcagCTTaaggctgttttgttttttctcttgtcATGAGCTTTTTCATTGTGAGGGAGTTAGGctatatgtttttgtgtattgattttgtataatatttgcaGGGCTGTGCAGTTAAGAAATAAGATCTGTGCAAAACGAAACAAAAATTTCTCTGAAACAACATCATGCCCATTTCATTCTCTCTTCTTTTGCTGTATCTGATTGCAGTTCCAAACATGCCACAGCAAAGACCAGACCAGCATCACCCACCTGGCACGTCTACAATGATGCATCCAGCTACAGCTGCTGGGCCGCCTATTGTGGGACCGAGCCCAGCCTACTCCACCCAATACTTCACTTGTAGCCCCCAGCAGTTTGCTAGCCAACCTCTGGTACAACAGATGCCCCACTACCAGTCACAGGTACAGTGACTTTAGAGGTCTCATTTCTAATGaagaattactaaaaaaaaaaatttcctggcATCCAAATGCACTTTCCTCCCTACTTTaaagtggacaaaaaaaaaacagtatggtATGTCTAAATTTATAGTATAAAACAGTAGGCAAGTACTTCGCGAATGACTTTATACTTCTGTTGTAAATCCGAAGTGAACATTCAGTGGACATTTTTTACTATATCATGAGGAAAAGGAGTCCACAGGAGAGGaattgtgaatggcagtgaagtgacacAGCTGATGCCATAGATCACATGACAAAGCCAACATGGCAGATGAAGTACacctggatttaaaaaaaattacattgtactTTTTTCAAGGTCATGAAGTTTGAAGTCAAGCAGTACCTACTCAGATGGTAAACGGTTTTGGACAGAACTTGAGCATTAATAAATGTGGTGCCTGACAATCTTCTATTTGTGAACATTATATTCCTATTCTTAGAACAGTGTTAAAATGCCAGTCATGGAAAAGACACCAATATCAAATGACAGATGGAACTTTTTATGAGATCCATTAGGAATCTTTGATTCTTTTGCAAATAACTTTATGGCTTGGTTTGATACttgcttggatttttttttttcaataatagaaGAATGTTAGAATTGTATcagtataatatgtatataattataatatgactaaattattattaaatatctatCCCATTAATCCTGGAAACAGTTCTTAAAATTTCCAAATGGtttgccttgttttttttgtttttatttaaacagcaGCTGTATACAATGTAACATGaacataaatattaacaatacCTTTTAAGTCTTAAAGGAATTGCCATTCACCATATACCATTCATAAAAAATTTGATCATGTGGATTTAATGTATTTAGTCCATTTTCTTAAATTCATtgtcttaaaatgtgttttggacagataatatttatgtatgaaGTCTTTCACTCCTCTTGTTTAAGTCATTAATATAATCTCGAGTTCCTGTGTTTCAGGCCCAGCATGTGTTCAGTCCGATGATTCAGGGCAGTGCGAGGATGATCACCCCTCCTGGCCATGCTCAGCCCAGCCTGGTTTCTTCCTCCACCACTCAGTATGGTGAGCAGACGCATACTATGTATGGTAAGAACTCCTAAACCTTGCCAGCCCATTTAACCTCTTTACTATCATACAGTGCATCTGTGCTAATTTTACGATTACTTTTTATATCTTCTGAGTAGCTCAATGCTACAGCAATTAATGATGGTCTTTGTAATGAGTCACATATTAATGACTCAATGAAATAGCATCTAATTTTCAGTTGATGTTtctgttgcattttttattagatttttaattgtttttatatttatattttttatattaatatataaaagtgtACATGTCAGTTACAAAACTCATTCTAAAAAAATAGACTGGAGTATgtcgtttgtttttgtttttatttggttacACTTATATTCATTGGATTATAATGGCGCCTTTCCATTACCAGTACCAGCTCGACTCGACTCGACTCACCTCGGCTCGGCTCGCTTTTCACTCAGTTTTCCATTGCAGATAGTACCTCCACAATAGTACATGGTCGTCATAGCGACGCCGCTGGAAACTGCCGTGACGTAATCTTCTACGCGACACACAGCCGctacccacacacacaggacaatGGAGGAAATTGAGCATATGCTGTTTTTGATCCTCGTGATTTGGCTGTTTCTCACAGCAAGAAAACAAACATCGTTTCTGGAGAGGCTGAGGGCAGCAAAACGAAACACTGCTGGCGGGGTTATTCAGGATACTCCGTCTGGTGCGTGCAGTGATGACGCAGTGAatagtgacgattctctctgaCTTTTAAGATGTCTGCCATGTTTTCACGTCACGTTTTAGTATCGCCTCAGCTCGCTCAGAACCTCGCCGGAGGTGATACGAAAAAAAGTACCTGGAAGCCGGTACAGGTACAACTTTTACACagtggaaaaccaaacaaaggCGAGTCGAGTCAAGTCGAGCTGGTACTGTgtagtggaaaagcgccataagtgTATTGGATTCATTGGAGTCAATGCAGTGATACCATATATTATAACtgcttgtgtttgtctgtttctgtgtttcagtgtCACCTACCCCCATTCCTCAGCAGTTTCCCCACCCAAGCTCTACCCTTCACCCTCATCCACAGCACCCTCAGCCCTCTGCCACCCCGACAGGACAGCCGCAGCAGGGTACTCAGCATGGAGGCAGCCATCCGGCCCCCAGCCCGGTTCAGCATCCTCAGCACCAAGCGGCAGCACAGGCCATCCATCTGGGAAACCCACCACAGCAGCAGATGTACTCAGCCCTGGCACCCACCCCGCCTTCCATGACCCCCGGCCCCAACCCTCAGTCTCCTCAAGCCAGTTTCCCCTCCGCTCAACAGGCTGTCTACATCCACCCCCAGCAGATGCAGCATGGGTATAACCCTAACCATATGGCTCATGTGCAGCAGGTTAGTGTTAACGAGTTAGACACCAGGATTATAGAAAGGCTAAGAAATTCTTAATATTGATTCATTTTGTCTCTTAAGGCCCACATGCAGTCAGGGATGGTGCCTCCACATCATGGCACTCCTTCCCACCCCCCCACTATGATGTTGATGGCCACACAGGCTCCTGCTGGCCCCCAGCCTGGTACTCTCAACCCCATCCCTGTGTCCTCAGCCACACACTACTCCTACACTCTCACCCCTGGTAAGGGCCTGTCTCAGATCAACTCAACACACATCAGAAAGAGATTTATTACCAAGTatgcttacacacacaaggaatttgtgtGAATTTCTGTGACAGAAGAACTTCCGATGAACGGGGACAACAgcaacacagataataaaataaaaaataaagataagatGCATATATCTGTGAATATAGTATGcaaatatacagtggtggccaaaatgattagaacactggtattttcaccagctaaaaatggttttaagtcagttatttctcttttgctgtagtgtgcgAGTAGGAAATATcactttacatttccaaacattcattttgccattaattgtaataatccagtgagatttttgtctgacaacagccagtgctccacacagagatctgatctcatcgtcatcagtctgtctgagattacatgaagaaacagaacaaactgaaccagactcaatccagaagaactgtggcaacgtctccaagatgcttcaggAAGCCTACCTGAAAAGCTCCAGTACTGTTataagttttaggcacttgtgtaaaaatgctgtaaaatgaggatgctgtcaaaaataatgtcataaatagatttccTTTATTAactaacttctattaactaaattaaatcaacatttggtgtgaccatcctttgcgtttaaagcagcttttgctcTCGGTGCACTTGTGCATAGCTTTttaggtaggtttcttgaagcatcttggacaCGTTGCCACAGTTCCTTTGGGTTTGTAGTTGCCTGTATCTCACATATTCCTCTGTTTGGGAATAAGGCGACTCCTCCCACTtgagttaaatgtgttttaacaagtGATTCTTAGAGACTTGTGTACTTCCATGTAATCTCAAAACCAACTTTTTATTGTCTTCTTTTGTATGAAAATATAGTGATTGGCCAGTTCTGTTTTGCCTGTTATGTTTGTTCCATACTGACTAGGGTtgttaattgtaaatgtttttttttttttttttgtttctcttttcattttgctaTGGAGGTCATAATAtaaatctttgtgtttttgttcagtgcAAGGTCACCATCAGCAGCAGCTGTAGAGGATGAAGATCAGAGAACAGCAGTCGATTTGAGTGGCTCCTGATCTTCGCAGAGCCATCTGGCCCCACCTACCACTTACTGGCCAACAAAACTTTACCTGTCTCTAAACTTCCCTTAATGGCCACGAGAACCTCAATCATGCTGCTCTACTGCTAACCACCACCAGTGATTAAGAAACGCGTACAGGCAAAGATGTGGTGAACtctggcttttaaaaaaaaaaaaagaaaaagaaagacgaGAGTTTTAACGAGGAATCATTTTTCACGTTTCAGTGACACTAGAACTCTTACAGTGGGtcctaaaaataacaaaacagcccAGATGAGTGAGAAAACTGTGCATAAATAACTGGAACATTTCGTCTGCACCTAAGTTAAAGATAATACTTCCGTATATTGACAGTATTAACGTTACTGTT
The sequence above is drawn from the Cyprinus carpio isolate SPL01 chromosome B5, ASM1834038v1, whole genome shotgun sequence genome and encodes:
- the atxn2 gene encoding ataxin-2 isoform X10, coding for MSMKPQAGGNRKPGGSNSGAAAASGTGGAGGGVGRQNIGRGRNNAKGPSTAVALSGVYANMRMVHVLTSVVGTKCDLKVKNGLIYEGVFKTYGPECDIVLDAAHRKSVEPNVGPRREDIVESIIFKSSDVVVVHFKDVDLNYAKKDNFTDSAVSARLNGEHKEKDLEPWDGGEQHISGSMESLDTDLSNGWDPDEMFKYNEETYGVKSTYDSSLSSYTVPLERDNSEEFLKREARASQLAEEIEASATYKARVALENDDRSEEEKYTAVVRGERELHSLNRENKYIPPSQRNREPGMSWGAGRQNSPRLVQCSPGPPAPRSGPHDYNAMDQRVVNGGAHPWPSRCPSPSSRPPSRYQSGPTNSLPPRAATPTRPPSRPPSRPSRPLSLPSAHGSTGPLSTMPKRLSSEGPPRMSPKSQRTPRPHRVASCRGGGPPPPDYMSQGASVEVSAPPPTRNSSSGGTWSSVVSGAHRPRSPRQNSIGGGAPSPSCLSSPQAGTVPVDSATASTTATSPTAANPATNLEASPIEEAKESRVLEMRQNSPNANKENVKPIEASASVARSIGKGPPSMAPDHRKQIDNLKKFSVEFRLQSCSNPDPLFEPMVNKTPRDLVEKPKDQAAEKSTVDSTGPKVPMESTISEETSTAVSITPTGSKSATPSLSPSSAVPEQKRGPDVTSQVFQTTSSLANAAAKDKDEKEEKNDPVAESVRKSTLNPNAKEFNPRVFCSPPKPATTPTQTRPQGQPSPSIVVQQPPAVYGQTMFQMYPLTPVSPGVQPPAMYHVQVPHMTMSQTKPYRPVPNMPQQRPDQHHPPGTSTMMHPATAAGPPIVGPSPAYSTQYFTCSPQQFASQPLVQQMPHYQSQAQHVFSPMIQGSARMITPPGHAQPSLVSSSTTQYGEQTHTMYVSPTPIPQQFPHPSSTLHPHPQHPQPSATPTGQPQQGTQHGGSHPAPSPVQHPQHQAAAQAIHLGNPPQQQMYSALAPTPPSMTPGPNPQSPQASFPSAQQAVYIHPQQMQHGYNPNHMAHVQQAHMQSGMVPPHHGTPSHPPTMMLMATQAPAGPQPGTLNPIPVSSATHYSYTLTPVQGHHQQQL
- the atxn2 gene encoding ataxin-2 isoform X6; its protein translation is MSMKPQAGGNRKPGGSNSGAAAASGTGGAGGGVGRQNIGRGRNNAKGPSTAVALSGVYANMRMVHVLTSVVGTKCDLKVKNGLIYEGVFKTYGPECDIVLDAAHRKSVEPNVGPRREDIVESIIFKSSDVVVVHFKDVDLNYAKKVSSDADNFTDSAVSARLNGEHKEKDLEPWDGGEQHISGSMESLDTDLSNGWDPDEMFKYNEETYGVKSTYDSSLSSYTVPLERDNSEEFLKREARASQLAEEIEASATYKARVALENDDRSEEEKYTAVVRGERELHSLNRENKYIPPSQRNREPGMSWGAGRQNSPRLVQCSPGPPAPRSGPHDYNAMDQRVVNGGAHPWPSRCPSPSSRPPSRYQSGPTNSLPPRAATPTRPPSRPPSRPSRPLSLPSAHGSTGPLSTMPKRLSSEGPPRMSPKSQRTPRPHRVASCRGGGPPPPDYMSQGASVEVSAPPPTRNSSSGGTWSSVVSGAHRPRSPRQNSIGGGAPSPSCLSSPQAGTVPVDSATASTTATSPTAANPATNLEASPIEEAKESRVLEMRQNSPNANKENVKPIEASASVARSIGKGPPSMAPDHRKQIDNLKKFSVEFRLQSCSNPDPLFEPMVNKTPRDLVEKPKDQAAEKSTVDSTGPKVPMESTISEETSTAVSITPTGSKSATPSLSPSSAVPEQKRGPDVTSQVFQTTSSLANAAAKDKDEKEEKNDPVAESVRKSTLNPNAKEFNPRVFCSPPKPATTPTQTRPQGQPSPSIVVQQPPAVYGQTMFQMYPLTPVSPGVQKSIIWKPPAMYHVQVPHMTMSQTKPYRPGKVPNMPQQRPDQHHPPGTSTMMHPATAAGPPIVGPSPAYSTQYFTCSPQQFASQPLVQQMPHYQSQAQHVFSPMIQGSARMITPPGHAQPSLVSSSTTQYVSPTPIPQQFPHPSSTLHPHPQHPQPSATPTGQPQQGTQHGGSHPAPSPVQHPQHQAAAQAIHLGNPPQQQMYSALAPTPPSMTPGPNPQSPQASFPSAQQAVYIHPQQMQHGYNPNHMAHVQQAHMQSGMVPPHHGTPSHPPTMMLMATQAPAGPQPGTLNPIPVSSATHYSYTLTPVQGHHQQQL
- the atxn2 gene encoding ataxin-2 isoform X8, with translation MTFLGRNNAKGPSTAVALSGVYANMRMVHVLTSVVGTKCDLKVKNGLIYEGVFKTYGPECDIVLDAAHRKSVEPNVGPRREDIVESIIFKSSDVVVVHFKDVDLNYAKKVSSDADNFTDSAVSARLNGEHKEKDLEPWDGGEQHISGSMESLDTDLSNGWDPDEMFKYNEETYGVKSTYDSSLSSYTVPLERDNSEEFLKREARASQLAEEIEASATYKARVALENDDRSEEEKYTAVVRGERELHSLNRENKYIPPSQRNREPGMSWGAGRQNSPRLVQCSPGPPAPRSGPHDYNAMDQRVVNGGAHPWPSRCPSPSSRPPSRYQSGPTNSLPPRAATPTRPPSRPPSRPSRPLSLPSAHGSTGPLSTMPKRLSSEGPPRMSPKSQRTPRPHRVASCRGGGPPPPDYMSQGASVEVSAPPPTRNSSSGGTWSSVVSGAHRPRSPRQNSIGGGAPSPSCLSSPQAGTVPVDSATASTTATSPTAANPATNLEASPIEEAKESRVLEMRQNSPNANKENVKPIEASASVARSIGKGPPSMAPDHRKQIDNLKKFSVEFRLQSCSNPDPLFEPMVNKTPRDLVEKPKDQAAEKSTVDSTGPKVPMESTISEETSTAVSITPTGSKSATPSLSPSSAVPEQKRGPDVTSQVFQTTSSLANAAAKDKDEKEEKNDPVAESVRKSTLNPNAKEFNPRVFCSPPKPATTPTQTRPQGQPSPSIVVQQPPAVYGQTMFQMYPLTPVSPGVQKSIIWKPPAMYHVQVPHMTMSQTKPYRPGKVPNMPQQRPDQHHPPGTSTMMHPATAAGPPIVGPSPAYSTQYFTCSPQQFASQPLVQQMPHYQSQAQHVFSPMIQGSARMITPPGHAQPSLVSSSTTQYGEQTHTMYVSPTPIPQQFPHPSSTLHPHPQHPQPSATPTGQPQQGTQHGGSHPAPSPVQHPQHQAAAQAIHLGNPPQQQMYSALAPTPPSMTPGPNPQSPQASFPSAQQAVYIHPQQMQHGYNPNHMAHVQQAHMQSGMVPPHHGTPSHPPTMMLMATQAPAGPQPGTLNPIPVSSATHYSYTLTPVQGHHQQQL
- the atxn2 gene encoding ataxin-2 isoform X3, whose translation is MSMKPQAGGNRKPGGSNSGAAAASGTGGAGGGVGRQNIGRGRNNAKGPSTAVALSGVYANMRMVHVLTSVVGTKCDLKVKNGLIYEGVFKTYGPECDIVLDAAHRKSVEPNVGPRREDIVESIIFKSSDVVVVHFKDVDLNYAKKDNFTDSAVSARLNGEHKEKDLEPWDGGEQHISGSMESLDTDLSNGWDPDEMFKYNEETYGVKSTYDSSLSSYTVPLERDNSEEFLKREARASQLAEEIEASATYKARVALENDDRSEEEKYTAVVRGERELHSLNRENKYIPPSQRNREPGMSWGAGRQNSPRLVQCSPGPPAPRSGPHDYNAMDQRVVNGGAHPWPSRCPSPSSRPPSRYQSGPTNSLPPRAATPTRPPSRPPSRPSRPLSLPSAHGSTGPLSTMPKRLSSEGPPRMSPKSQRTPRPHRVASCRGGGPPPPDYMSQGASVEVSAPPPTRNSSSGGTWSSVVSGAHRPRSPRQNSIGGGAPSPSCLSSPQAGTVPVDSATASTTATSPTAANPATNLEASPIEEAKESRVLEMRQNSPNANKENVKPIEASASVARSIGKGPPSMAPDHRKQIDNLKKFSVEFRLQSCSNPDPLFEPMVNKTPRDLVEKPKDQAAEKSTVDSTGPKVPMESTISEETSTAVSITPTGSKSATPSLSPSSAVPEQKRGPDVTSQVFQTTSSLANAAAKDKDEKEEKNDPVAESVRKSTLNPNAKEFNPRVFCSPPKPATTPTQTRPQGQPSPSIVVQQPPAVYGQTMFQMYPLTPVSPGVQKSIIWKPPAMYHVQVPHMTMSQTKPYRPGKVPNMPQQRPDQHHPPGTSTMMHPATAAGPPIVGPSPAYSTQYFTCSPQQFASQPLVQQMPHYQSQAQHVFSPMIQGSARMITPPGHAQPSLVSSSTTQYGEQTHTMYVSPTPIPQQFPHPSSTLHPHPQHPQPSATPTGQPQQGTQHGGSHPAPSPVQHPQHQAAAQAIHLGNPPQQQMYSALAPTPPSMTPGPNPQSPQASFPSAQQAVYIHPQQMQHGYNPNHMAHVQQAHMQSGMVPPHHGTPSHPPTMMLMATQAPAGPQPGTLNPIPVSSATHYSYTLTPVQGHHQQQL
- the atxn2 gene encoding ataxin-2 isoform X7, whose protein sequence is MSMKPQAGGNRKPGGSNSGAAAASGTGGAGGGVGRQNIGRGRNNAKGPSTAVALSGVYANMRMVHVLTSVVGTKCDLKVKNGLIYEGVFKTYGPECDIVLDAAHRKSVEPNVGPRREDIVESIIFKSSDVVVVHFKDVDLNYAKKDNFTDSAVSARLNGEHKEKDLEPWDGGEQHISGSMESLDTDLSNGWDPDEMFKYNEETYGVKSTYDSSLSSYTVPLERDNSEEFLKREARASQLAEEIEASATYKARVALENDDRSEEEKYTAVVRGERELHSLNRENKYIPPSQRNREPGMSWGAGRQNSPRLVQCSPGPPAPRSGPHDYNAMDQRVVNGGAHPWPSRCPSPSSRPPSRYQSGPTNSLPPRAATPTRPPSRPPSRPSRPLSLPSAHGSTGPLSTMPKRLSSEGPPRMSPKSQRTPRPHRVASCRGGGPPPPDYMSQGASVEVSAPPPTRNSSSGGTWSSVVSGAHRPRSPRQNSIGGGAPSPSCLSSPQAGTVPVDSATASTTATSPTAANPATNLEASPIEEAKESRVLEMRQNSPNANKENVKPIEASASVARSIGKGPPSMAPDHRKQIDNLKKFSVEFRLQSCSNPDPLFEPMVNKTPRDLVEKPKDQAAEKSTVDSTGPKVPMESTISEETSTAVSITPTGSKSATPSLSPSSAVPEQKRGPDVTSQVFQTTSSLANAAAKDKDEKEEKNDPVAESVRKSTLNPNAKEFNPRVFCSPPKPATTPTQTRPQGQPSPSIVVQQPPAVYGQTMFQMYPLTPVSPGVQPPAMYHVQVPHMTMSQTKPYRPGKVPNMPQQRPDQHHPPGTSTMMHPATAAGPPIVGPSPAYSTQYFTCSPQQFASQPLVQQMPHYQSQAQHVFSPMIQGSARMITPPGHAQPSLVSSSTTQYGEQTHTMYVSPTPIPQQFPHPSSTLHPHPQHPQPSATPTGQPQQGTQHGGSHPAPSPVQHPQHQAAAQAIHLGNPPQQQMYSALAPTPPSMTPGPNPQSPQASFPSAQQAVYIHPQQMQHGYNPNHMAHVQQAHMQSGMVPPHHGTPSHPPTMMLMATQAPAGPQPGTLNPIPVSSATHYSYTLTPVQGHHQQQL